A genomic segment from Phalacrocorax carbo chromosome W unlocalized genomic scaffold, bPhaCar2.1 SUPER_W_unloc_3, whole genome shotgun sequence encodes:
- the LOC135310865 gene encoding poly(A) RNA polymerase GLD2-like isoform X2, translating into MFLNSSNLGCPPFPPERHQQSNFFSKVHLNMPPARLPHQLSLTQFNFQSAAFSRPLSGNLTTVPAVTLQPLTYGNGSPLCVSAAPISFQGRKRLSEQSVPYDVKRQRFHSPHRETTVVNQAVPLPEECRYSYPGSIPSPLFHAYYIPCLTGCVPPLRDASFPDPIETMLPVAKDKLSQQVLELFQACQQQTCDLNRKELCRIELQRELQCIFPRSKLFLVGSSLNGFGTRSSDGDLCLVVKEEPVNQKTEARHILSLVQKLFSTKLSSYIERPRLIQAKVPIVKFRDKVSCVEFDLNVNNIVGIRNTFLLRTYAYIENRVRPLVLVVKKWASYRDINDASCGTLSSYTLVLMVLHYLQTLPEPILPSLQKNYPLHLVHQAPCIIPRYPSKNGSSLGDLLIGFFKYYATEFDWSHQMISVREAKAVPRPDGIEWRNKFICVEEPFDGTNTARAVHEKQKFDIIKDEFLKSWQILQDKKDLNCILPLRITTWKR; encoded by the exons ATGTTCCTAAATTCCTCCAACTTGGGTTGTCCACCCTTCCCTCCAGAACGTCATCAACAAAGTAATTTCTTCAGTAAGGTTCATCTAAATATGCCACCTGCTCGTCTCCCTCACCAGCTCAGTTTAACTCAGTTTAACTTTCAGAGTGCAGC TTTTTCCAGGCCTCTGAGTGGGAACCTCACAACTGTTCCAGCTGTTACGCTGCAGCCATTGACTTATGGAAATGGCAGTCCACTATGTGTGTCTGCAGCCCCTATATCATTCCAAGGAAGAAA gagACTAAGTGAACAAAGTGTTCCATATGATGTCAAACGGCAGCGATTTCATTCACCTCATCGTGAAACTACTGTAGTTAACCAAGCAGTGCCTTTACCAGAAGAATGTAGGTATTCCTATCCAGGATCAATTCCATCTCCGCTGTTCCATGCATATTACATACCATGTTTAACTGGATGTGTTCCTCCATTGCGAGATGCTTCGTTTCCAGACCCTATAGAAACCATGCTCCCTGTGGCAAAAGATAAG TTAAGTCAGCAGGTTTTGGAGTTGTTTCAAGCATGTCAGCAACAGACCTGTGATTTGAACAGAAAAGAGCTTTGCAGAATAGAACTCCAGAGAGAACTTCAGTGTATTTTTCCAC GGAGCAAGCTCTTCTTGGTTGGGTCCTCACTGAATGGGTTTGGCACTCGTAGCAGTGATGGTGACTTGTGTTTGGTGGTTAAAGAAGAACCa GTAAATCAGAAGACTGAAGCAAGGCATATACTCAGCTTAGTCCAAAAACTCTTCAGTACTAAACTTT caAGCTACATTGAACGACCTCGGCTGATTCAAGCAAAAGTGCCAATAGTGAAGTTCAGGGATAAAGTCAG CTGTGTGGAGTTTGACTTGAATGTAAACAATATTGTAGGAATAAGAAATACATTCCTTCTGAGAACCTATGCATACA ttGAGAATAGAGTTCGTCCCTTAGTGCTGGTTGTTAAGAAGTGGGCGAGTTACCGAGACATAAATGATGCCAGTTGTGGTACTTTAAGCAGCTATACTCTTGTGTTGATGGTTTTGCACTATTTACAGa cccTACCTGAACCCATCCTTCCATCCCTCCAAAAAAATTATCCA CTGCATCTTGTTCATCAAGCTCCATGTATCATTCCTCGTTACCCCTCAAAAAATGGATCAAGCCTTGGAGACTTACTAATAGGCTTCTTCAAATATTATGCCACAGAATTTGA TTGGAGCCATCAAATGATTTCAGTTCGTGAGGCTAAAGCTGTTCCAAGACCTGATGGTATTGAATGGAGAAACAAATTCATATGTGTAGAAG AACCCTTTGATGGGACAAACACTGCTAGAGCTgtacatgaaaaacagaagtttgaTATTATCAAAGATGAATTTCTGAAG tcTTGGCAGATATTACAAGACAAGAAAGACCTGAACTGTATATTACCTTTAAGAATAACCACATGGAAAAGATAA
- the LOC135310865 gene encoding poly(A) RNA polymerase GLD2-like isoform X1 codes for MFLNSSNLGCPPFPPERHQQSNFFSKVHLNMPPARLPHQLSLTQFNFQSAAFSRPLSGNLTTVPAVTLQPLTYGNGSPLCVSAAPISFQGRKRLSEQSVPYDVKRQRFHSPHRETTVVNQAVPLPEECRYSYPGSIPSPLFHAYYIPCLTGCVPPLRDASFPDPIETMLPVAKDKLSQQVLELFQACQQQTCDLNRKELCRIELQRELQCIFPRSKLFLVGSSLNGFGTRSSDGDLCLVVKEEPVNQKTEARHILSLVQKLFSTKLSSYIERPRLIQAKVPIVKFRDKVSCVEFDLNVNNIVGIRNTFLLRTYAYIENRVRPLVLVVKKWASYRDINDASCGTLSSYTLVLMVLHYLQTLPEPILPSLQKNYPECFNPTMQLHLVHQAPCIIPRYPSKNGSSLGDLLIGFFKYYATEFDWSHQMISVREAKAVPRPDGIEWRNKFICVEEPFDGTNTARAVHEKQKFDIIKDEFLKSWQILQDKKDLNCILPLRITTWKR; via the exons ATGTTCCTAAATTCCTCCAACTTGGGTTGTCCACCCTTCCCTCCAGAACGTCATCAACAAAGTAATTTCTTCAGTAAGGTTCATCTAAATATGCCACCTGCTCGTCTCCCTCACCAGCTCAGTTTAACTCAGTTTAACTTTCAGAGTGCAGC TTTTTCCAGGCCTCTGAGTGGGAACCTCACAACTGTTCCAGCTGTTACGCTGCAGCCATTGACTTATGGAAATGGCAGTCCACTATGTGTGTCTGCAGCCCCTATATCATTCCAAGGAAGAAA gagACTAAGTGAACAAAGTGTTCCATATGATGTCAAACGGCAGCGATTTCATTCACCTCATCGTGAAACTACTGTAGTTAACCAAGCAGTGCCTTTACCAGAAGAATGTAGGTATTCCTATCCAGGATCAATTCCATCTCCGCTGTTCCATGCATATTACATACCATGTTTAACTGGATGTGTTCCTCCATTGCGAGATGCTTCGTTTCCAGACCCTATAGAAACCATGCTCCCTGTGGCAAAAGATAAG TTAAGTCAGCAGGTTTTGGAGTTGTTTCAAGCATGTCAGCAACAGACCTGTGATTTGAACAGAAAAGAGCTTTGCAGAATAGAACTCCAGAGAGAACTTCAGTGTATTTTTCCAC GGAGCAAGCTCTTCTTGGTTGGGTCCTCACTGAATGGGTTTGGCACTCGTAGCAGTGATGGTGACTTGTGTTTGGTGGTTAAAGAAGAACCa GTAAATCAGAAGACTGAAGCAAGGCATATACTCAGCTTAGTCCAAAAACTCTTCAGTACTAAACTTT caAGCTACATTGAACGACCTCGGCTGATTCAAGCAAAAGTGCCAATAGTGAAGTTCAGGGATAAAGTCAG CTGTGTGGAGTTTGACTTGAATGTAAACAATATTGTAGGAATAAGAAATACATTCCTTCTGAGAACCTATGCATACA ttGAGAATAGAGTTCGTCCCTTAGTGCTGGTTGTTAAGAAGTGGGCGAGTTACCGAGACATAAATGATGCCAGTTGTGGTACTTTAAGCAGCTATACTCTTGTGTTGATGGTTTTGCACTATTTACAGa cccTACCTGAACCCATCCTTCCATCCCTCCAAAAAAATTATCCA GAATGTTTTAATCCTACTATGCAGCTGCATCTTGTTCATCAAGCTCCATGTATCATTCCTCGTTACCCCTCAAAAAATGGATCAAGCCTTGGAGACTTACTAATAGGCTTCTTCAAATATTATGCCACAGAATTTGA TTGGAGCCATCAAATGATTTCAGTTCGTGAGGCTAAAGCTGTTCCAAGACCTGATGGTATTGAATGGAGAAACAAATTCATATGTGTAGAAG AACCCTTTGATGGGACAAACACTGCTAGAGCTgtacatgaaaaacagaagtttgaTATTATCAAAGATGAATTTCTGAAG tcTTGGCAGATATTACAAGACAAGAAAGACCTGAACTGTATATTACCTTTAAGAATAACCACATGGAAAAGATAA